The following coding sequences are from one Pseudomonas mendocina window:
- a CDS encoding TonB-dependent siderophore receptor, which translates to MFSKKTHLAVAIAAACSFTQAMAEETNQLELDAQTVVGSSAAADRDSYRAQSSSAATKLDLTPRQTPQAVSTLSGAQLRDFNLTSVNDALKAVPGVQVQEVETDRTYYTARGFDITNFQYDGISVPFVYGNVEGDLDTAMYERVEVIRGANGLISGTGNPSATVNFVRKRPTAIPQARVDLTAGSWDKRRIDTDLSGALNDAGTLRGRVVYANENKNSYLDRYSREKNMFHGVLEFDLNDSTIFTLGHTLQTSDANSPMWGALPLVYQDGGKTNYSRSTSTATDWAYWDNQENRTFAELAHTFANGWQAKTVLTRVEKKSDGSMFYIYGTPNRATGAGLYSYPSEYKEKNTQLIADLQASGPFSLAGREHEATLGASWSRSELEDRSWYDSTTGTMLPPLEDWSGDYAKPRNDNGSAGSDFTDRMKSAYAAARWSLTDDLSLITGARVIDVRSNGINYSLAKSSKNSGKVVPYAGVVYDLTEQYSLYASYTEIFDPQTKVDITGSRLAPVEGVNYEAGIKGELFDDKVNVALSVFRTEQDNFAEQAGVIGGVAYYRAIEGLTSEGYELEFSGEPLDGLQLSAGYTFVDITDADDAHAVTYSPKHMVKAAATYRVPGLEKLKVGAAVRWQDSIKTAVPLTADDGRTSIGSADVTQKAYAVVDLMASYDIDPNWSVSANLNNLTDEKYLSSLYWTQAYYGAPRNVSATLTWKY; encoded by the coding sequence TTGTTCAGCAAAAAGACCCACCTGGCTGTGGCCATCGCGGCTGCTTGCAGCTTTACCCAGGCCATGGCCGAGGAAACCAACCAGCTGGAACTGGACGCCCAGACCGTCGTCGGCAGCAGTGCCGCCGCTGATCGCGACAGCTACCGCGCGCAATCGAGCAGTGCCGCGACCAAACTGGATCTGACCCCACGGCAGACGCCGCAGGCGGTTTCCACCCTCAGCGGCGCACAATTGCGCGACTTCAATCTCACCAGCGTCAACGACGCGCTCAAGGCCGTGCCGGGCGTGCAGGTGCAGGAAGTCGAGACGGATCGCACCTACTACACCGCCCGTGGTTTCGACATCACCAACTTCCAGTACGACGGCATCTCCGTGCCGTTCGTCTATGGCAACGTCGAGGGTGATCTGGATACCGCCATGTACGAACGGGTCGAGGTGATTCGCGGTGCCAACGGCCTGATCTCCGGCACCGGCAACCCTTCGGCGACCGTCAACTTCGTGCGCAAACGCCCGACGGCAATCCCGCAGGCACGGGTCGACCTGACCGCCGGCTCCTGGGACAAACGCCGCATCGATACCGACCTCTCCGGCGCACTCAATGACGCCGGCACGTTGCGCGGGCGTGTGGTGTACGCCAACGAGAACAAGAACTCCTACCTCGACCGCTATTCGCGCGAGAAGAACATGTTCCATGGCGTGCTGGAGTTCGATCTGAACGACAGCACGATCTTCACCCTCGGCCACACCCTGCAGACCAGCGATGCCAACTCGCCGATGTGGGGGGCGCTGCCGCTGGTCTATCAGGATGGTGGTAAGACCAACTATTCGCGCTCCACCAGCACCGCCACTGACTGGGCCTATTGGGACAATCAGGAAAACCGCACCTTCGCCGAACTGGCGCATACCTTCGCCAACGGCTGGCAGGCCAAGACCGTGCTCACGCGTGTGGAGAAGAAGAGCGACGGTTCGATGTTCTACATCTACGGCACGCCCAATCGTGCGACCGGCGCCGGTCTGTATTCCTACCCTTCCGAGTACAAGGAAAAGAACACCCAGCTGATCGCCGACCTGCAGGCCAGCGGCCCCTTCAGCCTGGCCGGACGCGAGCATGAGGCGACGCTGGGTGCCAGTTGGTCGCGCTCCGAACTCGAGGATCGTTCCTGGTACGACTCGACTACCGGCACCATGCTGCCGCCACTGGAGGACTGGAGCGGCGATTACGCGAAACCGCGCAATGACAACGGCAGCGCCGGCAGCGATTTCACCGACCGCATGAAGAGTGCCTACGCTGCGGCACGCTGGAGCCTGACCGACGATCTGAGCCTGATCACCGGTGCCCGCGTGATCGACGTGAGGAGCAACGGCATCAACTACAGCCTGGCCAAGTCCTCGAAGAACAGTGGCAAGGTCGTACCCTATGCTGGCGTGGTCTACGACCTCACCGAACAGTACTCGCTGTACGCCAGCTATACCGAGATCTTCGATCCACAGACCAAGGTCGATATCACCGGCTCACGTCTGGCGCCGGTAGAGGGTGTCAACTATGAGGCCGGTATCAAGGGTGAGCTGTTCGACGACAAGGTCAACGTTGCCTTGTCGGTATTTCGCACCGAGCAGGACAACTTTGCCGAGCAGGCCGGTGTCATCGGAGGCGTGGCCTACTACCGCGCCATCGAAGGCCTGACCAGCGAAGGCTACGAGCTGGAGTTTTCCGGCGAACCGCTGGATGGGTTGCAGCTCAGCGCCGGCTACACCTTCGTCGACATCACCGATGCCGATGACGCGCATGCCGTGACCTACTCGCCGAAGCACATGGTCAAGGCTGCGGCTACCTATCGCGTGCCAGGTCTGGAAAAACTCAAGGTGGGCGCTGCCGTGCGCTGGCAGGACAGCATAAAAACCGCAGTACCGTTGACGGCCGATGATGGCCGCACTTCCATCGGCAGTGCCGACGTCACGCAGAAGGCCTACGCCGTAGTCGACCTGATGGCCAGCTACGACATCGACCCGAACTGGAGCGTGTCGGCCAACCTCAACAACCTCACCGACGAGAAGTACCTGAGCAGCCTGTACTGGACTCAGGCCTATTACGGCGCACCGCGTAACGTCAGTGCCACCCTGACCTGGAAGTACTGA
- a CDS encoding PepSY domain-containing protein: MRPILVLLHRWCGLFIALFLFTAGLTGAVISWDHELDEWLNPHLFDAQSAGPAQDPLQLVDALEARDPRLQVSFMPLALEPGHALGIFVDPRIDPATGKAYKLGFNQLGVDPVTGDIQGQREWGAISLSRENLLPFLYKLHYSLHIPEGFGIELGVLFFGIVAIVWCLDCLVALWLSFPNLRSWRKSFAFRWRQGGYKLNFDLHRSGGVWVWLLLLILAVTSVSMNLERQVVRPLVELFSPLTPSPFASRTPVTLDEQIVPQLDRRQAIAVASAEARRLGWQAPPGGLFHSAEFGVYGVGFYAPGDDHGSAGLGNPWIYVDSRSGELAGAHVPGTGSAGDIFLQAQFPLHSGRIIGLPGRILVSLLGLVVAGLSLTGLVIWAKKRRSRVLADQRSRAASQAMA, translated from the coding sequence ATGCGTCCGATTCTGGTATTGCTGCACCGCTGGTGCGGCCTGTTCATCGCCCTGTTCCTGTTTACCGCCGGTTTGACCGGCGCCGTCATTTCCTGGGATCACGAACTGGACGAGTGGCTCAATCCACACTTGTTCGACGCGCAGAGCGCCGGCCCGGCCCAGGATCCGCTGCAATTGGTCGATGCGCTGGAGGCACGCGACCCGCGCCTGCAGGTGAGCTTCATGCCGCTGGCGCTGGAGCCGGGCCATGCGCTGGGGATCTTCGTCGACCCGCGTATCGATCCTGCGACGGGCAAGGCGTACAAGCTGGGCTTCAACCAACTCGGGGTCGATCCGGTAACCGGCGATATCCAGGGGCAGCGTGAGTGGGGCGCGATTTCCCTGAGCCGGGAGAACCTGCTGCCGTTTCTCTACAAGCTGCATTACAGCCTGCATATTCCCGAGGGTTTCGGCATCGAGCTGGGCGTGCTGTTCTTCGGCATCGTCGCCATCGTCTGGTGCCTGGATTGCTTGGTGGCGCTGTGGCTGTCGTTCCCCAACCTGCGCAGCTGGCGCAAGTCGTTCGCCTTTCGCTGGCGCCAGGGTGGCTACAAGCTGAACTTCGATCTGCATCGCTCGGGCGGCGTCTGGGTCTGGCTGTTGCTGCTGATCCTCGCTGTCACCTCGGTATCGATGAACCTCGAACGCCAGGTGGTTCGCCCGCTGGTGGAGCTGTTCTCGCCGCTGACGCCGAGCCCCTTCGCCAGCCGCACGCCGGTGACTCTGGACGAGCAGATCGTGCCGCAACTCGACCGGCGCCAGGCCATCGCCGTCGCCTCGGCCGAAGCCCGGCGTCTTGGCTGGCAGGCGCCGCCCGGTGGGTTGTTCCACTCGGCCGAATTCGGTGTCTATGGCGTCGGCTTCTATGCGCCGGGCGATGATCATGGCAGTGCCGGCCTGGGCAACCCGTGGATCTACGTCGACAGCCGCAGCGGCGAACTGGCGGGCGCGCACGTGCCGGGCACCGGCAGCGCCGGCGATATCTTCCTGCAGGCGCAGTTCCCGCTGCACTCCGGGCGCATCATCGGTCTGCCAGGGCGCATCCTGGTGTCGTTGCTGGGGCTGGTGGTGGCGGGGCTGTCATTGACCGGGCTGGTGATCTGGGCGAAGAAGCGGCGCTCGCGGGTGCTGGCCGATCAGCGCAGCCGCGCTGCGTCACAGGCCATGGCGTAG
- a CDS encoding ABC transporter substrate-binding protein, producing MKRLFILLCLSLHAWPVLAQEELRVGVELQPYQPYSDVQNGEYRGYARDLLDAFAEEYGYHFVYTPLPVRRLLSDFLSGRVDLKFPDHPQWNANQKAGHDIHYSQPAAPYIDGILLKPNYLGLGKGHIRLLGTQNGFTPWPYLADVRSGRIRLIQANQIDSLLRMAVSDRVDAVYLNPQVVAHQLRKMRLPADVLVFDPELDHVRDHYYLSSINHPQVIAAFDRFLQERAELVAALRLRHGL from the coding sequence ATGAAGAGATTGTTCATCCTGCTCTGTCTCAGCCTGCACGCCTGGCCCGTCCTGGCGCAGGAGGAGCTTCGCGTCGGCGTCGAGTTGCAGCCCTATCAACCGTATTCCGACGTGCAGAATGGCGAGTACCGCGGCTACGCACGCGATCTGCTGGATGCCTTCGCCGAGGAGTACGGCTACCACTTCGTCTACACGCCGCTGCCGGTGCGACGGCTGCTCAGTGATTTTCTCTCTGGGCGGGTCGATCTCAAGTTTCCGGATCACCCGCAATGGAACGCGAACCAGAAAGCCGGCCATGACATTCACTACAGCCAGCCGGCCGCGCCCTACATCGACGGCATTCTGCTCAAGCCGAACTACCTGGGGTTGGGCAAGGGGCACATCAGGCTGCTCGGCACGCAGAACGGCTTCACCCCCTGGCCCTACCTGGCAGACGTTCGCTCCGGGCGCATCAGGCTGATCCAGGCCAACCAGATCGACTCGCTGTTGCGCATGGCCGTCAGTGACCGTGTCGATGCCGTCTACCTCAACCCGCAGGTGGTCGCCCACCAACTGCGCAAGATGCGCCTGCCGGCCGATGTCCTGGTCTTCGATCCCGAGCTGGATCACGTGCGCGATCACTATTACCTGTCGAGCATCAACCACCCGCAGGTGATCGCGGCCTTCGACCGTTTTCTCCAGGAGCGCGCCGAACTGGTCGCGGCGCTGCGCCTACGCCATGGCCTGTGA